One genomic segment of Streptomyces niveus includes these proteins:
- the cas6e gene encoding type I-E CRISPR-associated protein Cas6/Cse3/CasE, translated as MTYLSRIRLNPLRTESRKLLANPGAMHGAVMGGLPGTNDNERVLWRLDADDPYRPHLFVLTRSRPDWTHIVEQAGWPDADGDHAAVRDYTPLLTQIATGREFAFRLTASPVQNTQSPRTPTPAQAARIAANTDTKRTRGFRMGHRTAAAQLDWFLSRTDRWGFDFPASRTDAPAPGLETPLSAPAPEPAASGEEARHANPPREVRITARNRHSFKKNGNGATVTFRSATFEGRLRVTDPQAFTTCLLQGIGPSKAHGCGLLTLAPLQERTS; from the coding sequence ATGACCTACCTCTCCCGCATCCGCCTCAACCCCCTCCGCACGGAAAGCCGCAAACTGCTGGCCAACCCGGGCGCCATGCACGGAGCCGTCATGGGCGGCCTCCCCGGAACAAACGACAACGAACGCGTCCTGTGGCGGCTGGACGCCGACGACCCATACCGGCCACACCTCTTTGTCCTCACCCGGTCCAGGCCCGACTGGACCCACATCGTCGAGCAGGCCGGATGGCCCGACGCCGACGGCGACCACGCCGCAGTCCGCGACTACACCCCCCTCCTGACACAGATCGCGACCGGCCGGGAGTTCGCCTTCCGCCTGACCGCCAGCCCCGTCCAGAACACCCAGTCCCCGCGCACCCCCACCCCCGCCCAAGCCGCACGCATAGCGGCCAACACGGACACCAAACGAACTCGGGGCTTCCGAATGGGACACCGGACAGCAGCCGCCCAACTCGACTGGTTCCTCAGCCGTACCGACCGCTGGGGATTCGATTTCCCCGCCTCACGCACCGACGCCCCCGCCCCCGGTCTTGAAACGCCCCTATCTGCCCCCGCACCCGAGCCCGCAGCATCCGGCGAAGAAGCCCGACACGCGAACCCGCCCCGCGAGGTGCGTATCACCGCCCGCAACAGGCACTCCTTCAAGAAGAACGGCAACGGCGCCACCGTCACCTTTCGCAGCGCCACCTTCGAGGGCCGCCTCCGTGTCACCGACCCTCAGGCGTTCACCACCTGCCTCCTGCAGGGAATCGGCCCCTCAAAGGCGCACGGATGCGGCCTCCTGACACTCGCCCCCCTCCAGGAACGGACCAGTTGA
- the cas1e gene encoding type I-E CRISPR-associated endonuclease Cas1e produces the protein MADIWWKADPHDLHRIIDRVSSVYVERSHLDRDENAVVVINKRETVRIPAALIAVILLGPGTRVTHGAVRLLADSGTAVCWVGEQGVRMYAAGLGPSRGAGLLHRQAWLVTRPKERLGVARAMYGMRFPGEDVSQATMQQLRGREGARFRKLYRAHSERTGVPWDGRVYKAGDAFVAGDDLNRLLSAANAALYGICHAVIMGLGASPGLGFVHTGSAISFVLDIADLYKAEYTIPLAFDLTAQGLTDERDARTGLRDQIAQTKLLNRIVTDIKGLLSPPGTDFDTPESSELWDERLGTVSAGINWADDAPGEKKRPPLTAALEENTASEPPQLGEQHIAIIGPESEERLPPTDPGQEPGSL, from the coding sequence ATGGCCGACATCTGGTGGAAGGCTGACCCGCACGATCTGCACCGCATCATCGACCGCGTGTCCAGCGTTTACGTGGAGCGAAGCCACCTGGACCGCGACGAGAACGCCGTCGTCGTCATCAACAAACGAGAAACAGTACGAATCCCGGCAGCCTTGATCGCCGTCATACTCCTGGGTCCCGGTACCCGGGTCACTCATGGTGCTGTCCGTCTGCTCGCTGACTCCGGCACGGCAGTCTGCTGGGTCGGCGAACAGGGCGTACGCATGTACGCCGCAGGTCTCGGCCCAAGCCGAGGCGCTGGCTTGCTCCACCGCCAGGCGTGGCTCGTCACCCGCCCCAAGGAACGGCTCGGGGTCGCCCGTGCCATGTACGGAATGCGGTTTCCCGGTGAAGACGTCTCCCAAGCCACGATGCAGCAACTCCGTGGCCGTGAAGGGGCGCGTTTCCGCAAGCTCTACCGGGCGCATTCAGAGCGTACGGGAGTTCCCTGGGACGGCCGCGTCTACAAGGCCGGGGACGCATTCGTAGCGGGCGACGACCTCAACCGCCTTCTGTCTGCGGCCAACGCAGCCCTTTACGGCATCTGTCACGCAGTCATCATGGGCCTCGGTGCCAGCCCTGGGCTCGGGTTCGTCCACACCGGCTCGGCGATCTCGTTCGTTCTCGACATCGCTGATCTCTACAAGGCCGAATACACCATTCCCCTCGCCTTCGACCTGACTGCGCAGGGCCTCACCGACGAGCGCGACGCCCGCACCGGGCTTCGCGACCAGATCGCCCAGACGAAACTCCTCAACCGGATTGTGACCGACATCAAGGGCCTACTCAGCCCACCGGGGACCGACTTCGACACCCCCGAGTCCAGCGAACTCTGGGACGAACGCCTCGGCACGGTCTCTGCCGGCATCAATTGGGCAGACGACGCCCCCGGAGAGAAGAAACGACCCCCGCTGACCGCTGCACTTGAGGAGAACACGGCGTCAGAACCGCCCCAACTGGGGGAGCAGCACATCGCGATCATCGGCCCAGAATCCGAGGAGAGGCTGCCCCCAACCGATCCCGGGCAGGAACCGGGGAGCCTTTGA
- the cas2e gene encoding type I-E CRISPR-associated endoribonuclease Cas2e: protein MTVVVLIAAPDGLRGHLTRWMVEVNAGVFVGNPSRRVRDRLWELLATRIGDGQAVLVEPASNEQGWAIRTAGRDRWRPVDYEGLILSARSRR, encoded by the coding sequence ATGACCGTTGTTGTCCTGATCGCGGCTCCCGACGGCCTGCGCGGTCACCTCACCCGATGGATGGTCGAAGTCAACGCCGGAGTCTTCGTCGGCAACCCGAGCCGCCGCGTCCGAGACCGCTTGTGGGAACTGCTCGCCACACGCATCGGCGACGGCCAAGCCGTCCTCGTCGAGCCCGCCTCCAACGAACAAGGATGGGCGATCCGCACGGCAGGTCGCGACCGATGGCGCCCCGTCGACTACGAGGGCCTGATTCTCTCAGCACGCAGCCGTAGGTGA